The following coding sequences are from one Salmo trutta chromosome 36, fSalTru1.1, whole genome shotgun sequence window:
- the LOC115175689 gene encoding nuclear receptor subfamily 1 group D member 2-like isoform X2: protein MAGLTLPLAHTIAKTGRSASTAKCNITKINGLVLLCKVCGDIASGFHYGVHACEGCKGFFRRSIQQNIQYKKCLKNESCAIMRINRNRCQQCRFKKCLLVGMSKDSVRFGRIPKREKQRMLLEMQSAVNNMMNNSQFHCNTPFPLANQLQSPACPVEPRPQYVDSGLGSVPSSSTSPAASPGSNQSEETSSDREPAIANNKSPSPNSVSPSSASDCGSEEVIGSVTRAHQETFMYNQEQGSPSPQAYPLLTSPGAVQHVSDTGKRIDERNRNQQEAGNQQNQNQQNDLASFKATQAHYQAQERPTNTGPQGPDSHHRQEDHTTSRSENRCPYSRDRLPTSSPSGHCPSYAHHGLRGGNNSTSQATSNSHGGFSGLLWNRGNRMHLLCPMNTSPHVNPHKSGHGIWEEFSHSFTPAVREVVEFAKRIPGFRDLSQHDQVSLLKAGTFEVLVVRFASLFDVKDRTVTFLGGNKYSVETLQAMGAGDFLTSMMDFSDKLMGLGLSEEEMSLFTAVVLISADRSGIENVNSVEALQETLIRHLRGLLTKNHPNESAIFTKLLFRLPDLSSLNNMHSEQLLAFKVHP from the exons ATGGCAGGCCTCACCCTCCCGCTGGCCCACACTATCGCGAAGACCGGACGCTCGGCTTCCACTGCAAAATGCAACATTACTA AAATCAACGGCCTGGTGCTGCTGTGTAAGGTGTGCGGAGACATTGCATCTGGATTCCACTATGGGGTCCATGCCTGTGAGGGCTGcaag ggTTTCTTCCGTCGGAGCATCCAGCAGAACATCCAGTATAAGAAATGTCTGAAGAACGAGAGCTGTGCCATCATGAGGATCAACAGGAACCGCTGCCAGCAGTGTCGCTTCAAGAAGTGTCTACTGGTCGGCATGTCCAAGGACT CTGTGCGTTTCGGCCGCATCCCAAAGCGTGAGAAGCAGCGCATGCTGCTAGAGATGCAGAGTGCCGTGAACAACATGATGAACAACAGCCAGTTCCACTGCAACACACCCTTCCCCTTGGCCAATCAGCTTCAGTCGCCAGCCTGCCCCGTGGAGCCCCGCCCCCAATATGTTGATTCTGGCCTAGGCTccgtcccctcctcctccacctctcccgcCGCTTCCCCCGGGTCCAACCAATCTGAGGAGACCAGCTCTGACCGCGAGCCTGCGATCGCCAATAATAAAAGCCCCAGCCCTAACTCCGTGTCTCCGTCGAGTGCTTCAGACTGCGGGTCAGAGGAGGTGATTGGCTCGGTGACCCGGGCCCACCAGGAGACCTTCATGTACAACCAGGAGCAAGGTAGCCCCTCCCCCCAGGCCTACCCCCTGCTGACCTCCCCGGGGGCAGTGCAACATGTCAGTGACACTGGAAAGAGGATAGACGAGAGGAACCGGAACCAGCAGGAGGCCGGGAACCAGCAGAACCAGAACCAGCAAAATGACCTGGCCTCATTCAAAGCCACTCAGGCTCATTACCAGGCTCAGGAGAGGCCCACCAACACTGGGCCTCAGGGCCCTGACAGCCACCATCGCCAGGAGGACCACACCACCAGCCGCAGCGAGAACCGCTGCCCTTACAGCAGAGACAGACTGCCCACCAGCTCCCCTAGTGGCCACTGCCCATCCTACGCCCACCATGGCCTGAGAGGAGGCAACAACAGCACTAGCCAGGCCACCTCCAATTCCCATGGAGGATTCAGTGGACTACTGTGGAACAGGGGCAACAGGATGCATCTG ctGTGTCCCATGAACACGTCTCCCCATGTGAACCCCCATAAGTCAGGCCATGGGATCTGGGAGGAGTTCAGCCACAGTTTCACCCCAGCCGTCAGGGAGGTGGTGGAATTTGCCAAGCGGATCCCAGGCTTCAGAGACCTCTCACAACATGACCAGGTCAGCCTGCTCAAGGCTGGTACCTTTGAG GTGCTAGTGGTCCGCTTTGCGTCCCTGTTTGACGTGAAAGACCGCACAGTGACGTTTCTGGGTGGTAACAAGTACAGCGTGGAGACGTTACAAGCCATGGGCGCCGGCGACTTCCTGACCTCCATGATGGACTTCAGTGACAAGCTGATGGGGCTCGGCCTCAGCGAGGAGGAAATGAGCCTGTTCACCGCTGTTGTCCTCATCTCTGCCG ATCGCTCAGGGATTGAGAACGTAAACTCTGTGGAGGCTCTTCAGGAGACTCTGATCCGGCACCTGAGGGGCCTCCTCACTAAGAACCACCCTAACGAGTCGGCCATATTCACCAAGCTGCTCTTCAGACTGCCCGACCTCAGCTCCCTCAATAACATGCACTCTGAGCAGCTGCTGGCCTTCAAGGTCCATCCCTAG
- the LOC115175689 gene encoding nuclear receptor subfamily 1 group D member 2-like isoform X1, with protein MSTNAGGVIAYISSSSPESCHSDSNDCSYNSSSLTHNSSHSCRQGNVVNKPLNMAGLTLPLAHTIAKTGRSASTAKCNITKINGLVLLCKVCGDIASGFHYGVHACEGCKGFFRRSIQQNIQYKKCLKNESCAIMRINRNRCQQCRFKKCLLVGMSKDSVRFGRIPKREKQRMLLEMQSAVNNMMNNSQFHCNTPFPLANQLQSPACPVEPRPQYVDSGLGSVPSSSTSPAASPGSNQSEETSSDREPAIANNKSPSPNSVSPSSASDCGSEEVIGSVTRAHQETFMYNQEQGSPSPQAYPLLTSPGAVQHVSDTGKRIDERNRNQQEAGNQQNQNQQNDLASFKATQAHYQAQERPTNTGPQGPDSHHRQEDHTTSRSENRCPYSRDRLPTSSPSGHCPSYAHHGLRGGNNSTSQATSNSHGGFSGLLWNRGNRMHLLCPMNTSPHVNPHKSGHGIWEEFSHSFTPAVREVVEFAKRIPGFRDLSQHDQVSLLKAGTFEVLVVRFASLFDVKDRTVTFLGGNKYSVETLQAMGAGDFLTSMMDFSDKLMGLGLSEEEMSLFTAVVLISADRSGIENVNSVEALQETLIRHLRGLLTKNHPNESAIFTKLLFRLPDLSSLNNMHSEQLLAFKVHP; from the exons ATGTCTACAAATGCAG ggGGTGTAATAGCCTACATCAGCTCCTCTAGCCCTGAGTCATGTCATAGTGACTCAAATGACTGCAGCTACAACTCCTCCTCTCTGACACACAACTCCTCCCACAGCTGTCGCCAGGGCAACGTGGTGAACAAGCCCCTGAACATGGCAGGCCTCACCCTCCCGCTGGCCCACACTATCGCGAAGACCGGACGCTCGGCTTCCACTGCAAAATGCAACATTACTA AAATCAACGGCCTGGTGCTGCTGTGTAAGGTGTGCGGAGACATTGCATCTGGATTCCACTATGGGGTCCATGCCTGTGAGGGCTGcaag ggTTTCTTCCGTCGGAGCATCCAGCAGAACATCCAGTATAAGAAATGTCTGAAGAACGAGAGCTGTGCCATCATGAGGATCAACAGGAACCGCTGCCAGCAGTGTCGCTTCAAGAAGTGTCTACTGGTCGGCATGTCCAAGGACT CTGTGCGTTTCGGCCGCATCCCAAAGCGTGAGAAGCAGCGCATGCTGCTAGAGATGCAGAGTGCCGTGAACAACATGATGAACAACAGCCAGTTCCACTGCAACACACCCTTCCCCTTGGCCAATCAGCTTCAGTCGCCAGCCTGCCCCGTGGAGCCCCGCCCCCAATATGTTGATTCTGGCCTAGGCTccgtcccctcctcctccacctctcccgcCGCTTCCCCCGGGTCCAACCAATCTGAGGAGACCAGCTCTGACCGCGAGCCTGCGATCGCCAATAATAAAAGCCCCAGCCCTAACTCCGTGTCTCCGTCGAGTGCTTCAGACTGCGGGTCAGAGGAGGTGATTGGCTCGGTGACCCGGGCCCACCAGGAGACCTTCATGTACAACCAGGAGCAAGGTAGCCCCTCCCCCCAGGCCTACCCCCTGCTGACCTCCCCGGGGGCAGTGCAACATGTCAGTGACACTGGAAAGAGGATAGACGAGAGGAACCGGAACCAGCAGGAGGCCGGGAACCAGCAGAACCAGAACCAGCAAAATGACCTGGCCTCATTCAAAGCCACTCAGGCTCATTACCAGGCTCAGGAGAGGCCCACCAACACTGGGCCTCAGGGCCCTGACAGCCACCATCGCCAGGAGGACCACACCACCAGCCGCAGCGAGAACCGCTGCCCTTACAGCAGAGACAGACTGCCCACCAGCTCCCCTAGTGGCCACTGCCCATCCTACGCCCACCATGGCCTGAGAGGAGGCAACAACAGCACTAGCCAGGCCACCTCCAATTCCCATGGAGGATTCAGTGGACTACTGTGGAACAGGGGCAACAGGATGCATCTG ctGTGTCCCATGAACACGTCTCCCCATGTGAACCCCCATAAGTCAGGCCATGGGATCTGGGAGGAGTTCAGCCACAGTTTCACCCCAGCCGTCAGGGAGGTGGTGGAATTTGCCAAGCGGATCCCAGGCTTCAGAGACCTCTCACAACATGACCAGGTCAGCCTGCTCAAGGCTGGTACCTTTGAG GTGCTAGTGGTCCGCTTTGCGTCCCTGTTTGACGTGAAAGACCGCACAGTGACGTTTCTGGGTGGTAACAAGTACAGCGTGGAGACGTTACAAGCCATGGGCGCCGGCGACTTCCTGACCTCCATGATGGACTTCAGTGACAAGCTGATGGGGCTCGGCCTCAGCGAGGAGGAAATGAGCCTGTTCACCGCTGTTGTCCTCATCTCTGCCG ATCGCTCAGGGATTGAGAACGTAAACTCTGTGGAGGCTCTTCAGGAGACTCTGATCCGGCACCTGAGGGGCCTCCTCACTAAGAACCACCCTAACGAGTCGGCCATATTCACCAAGCTGCTCTTCAGACTGCCCGACCTCAGCTCCCTCAATAACATGCACTCTGAGCAGCTGCTGGCCTTCAAGGTCCATCCCTAG
- the LOC115175691 gene encoding 60S ribosomal protein L15, protein MGAYKYMQELWRKKQSDVMRFLLRVRCWQYRQLSGLHRAPRPTRPDKARRLGYKCKQGYVIYRVRVRRGGRKRPVPKGATYGKPVHHGVNQIKFARSLQSTAEERAGRHCGGLRVLASYWVGEDSTYKFFEVILVDIFHKAIRRNPDTQWITRPVHKHREMRGLTSAGKKSRGLGKGHKFHLTMGGSRRAAWKRRNTLQLHRYR, encoded by the exons ATGGGAGCATACAAATATATGCAGGAGCTATGGCGCAAGAAGCAGTCCGACGTGATGCGCTTCCTCCTGCGCGTCCGTTGCTGGCAGTACCGTCAGCTCTCTGGTCTCCACCGTGCGCCTAGACCCACCAGACCCGATAAGGCCCGCAGACTAGGGTACAAGTGCAAACAAG GCTACGTCATCTACCGTGTCCGCGTTCGCCGTGGAGGCCGCAAGCGCCCCGTGCCCAAGGGTGCCACCTACGGCAAGCCCGTCCACCATGGTGTCAACCAGATCAAGTTCGCCCGCAGCCTCCAGTCCACTGCTGAG GAGCGTGCTGGCCGTCACTGTGGAGGCCTGAGGGTGCTGGCCTCCTACTGGGTAGGAGAGGACTCCACCTACAAGTTCTTCGAGGTGATCCTGGTCGACATCTTCCACAAGGCTATCAGACGCAACCCCGACACCCAATGGATCACCAGGCCTGTGCACAAGCACAGGGAGATGCGTGGCCTGACGTCCGCGGGCAAGAAGAGCCGCGGCCTGGGCAAGGGCCACAAGTTCCACCTGACCATGGGTGGTTCCCGCCGGGCAGCCTGGAAGAGACGCAATACCCTGCAGCTGCACCGCTACCGCTAG
- the LOC115175692 gene encoding NF-kappa-B inhibitor-interacting Ras-like protein 1, whose protein sequence is MGKGCKVVVCGLASVGKTAILEQLLYGNHAVGSESTETQEDVYVASVETDRGVKEQLRLYDTRGLHDGLDLPKHYYSVADGFVLVYSVDSLESFKKVDVLKKEIDKSRDKKEVMVIVLGNKTDLRERRQVEQEAAQQWARGEKVKLWEVSVTERNSLIEPFTMLTSRLTQPQSKSAFPLPGRKSKGTASNDI, encoded by the exons ATGGGGAAAGGTTGCAAAGTTGTGGTGTGTGGTTTGGCATCTGTAGGAAAAACAGCCATCCTTGAACAGCTGTTGTATGGCAATCACGCTGTTG GTTCAGAGTCCACTGAGACCCAGGAGGATGTGTATGTGGCATCGGTGGAAACAGATCGTGGTGTAAAGGAACAGTTACGTCTCTATGACACCAGGGGGCTCCACGACGGCCTGGACCTTCCCAAGCACTACTACTCTGTGGCAGACGGCTTTGTGCTGGTCTACAGTGTGGACAGCCTGGAGTCCTTTAAGAAGGTGGACGTCCTCAAGAAGGAAATAGACAAGTCCAGAGACAAGAAAGAG GTGATGGTGATCGTGCTAGGGAACAAGACAGACCTGCGTGAGCGTCGTCAGGTGGAGCAGGAGGCAGCGCAGCAGTGGGCGCGGGGGGAGAAGGTCAAGCTATGGGAGGTCAGCGTCACTGAGAGGAACTCTCTCATCGAACCCTTCACCATGCTCACCAGCCGCCTCACACAGCCTCAGAGCAAGTCTGCCTTCCCTCTTCCAGGACGCAAGAGCAAGGGCACGGCGTCCAACGACATATGA